The proteins below are encoded in one region of Segatella copri:
- a CDS encoding DUF5119 domain-containing protein: MYCWLLIISLTSCVYDDYSSCPPKDGRRLVRINVDWRLFDKEVPTGMTVMVFPWSGGAPHTALTNDITHADFFLEPGKYHVLVFNQSTTEFGTLEFQGMDSYETARALVLHTTSRWYSRGDNELIGVEPEWLASDKLDEFDVSGDYSEATLTPRNVLSHIQVNVKVPGIGNLYSARGSLTGISEGFLLGQGKPLQSSKVTYLLESWTKTIDKNDATLGTLTTSFKCFGLPETAHPDAENNKLSFSALLIDKKTQVDYQFAVGDKFKEDENSSELGYFSSLHVDVELPKPLPDVKPSEGSSGGFDVTVKDWGKPEDIDMEL, from the coding sequence TTGTACTGTTGGCTCCTTATCATTTCGCTTACTTCTTGCGTTTATGATGACTATTCCAGTTGTCCGCCAAAGGATGGCCGTAGATTGGTGCGGATTAATGTAGATTGGCGTTTGTTTGATAAAGAGGTGCCTACAGGTATGACGGTCATGGTGTTTCCCTGGTCAGGTGGTGCTCCGCATACTGCCTTGACTAATGATATAACACATGCCGACTTTTTCTTGGAACCTGGAAAATATCATGTACTGGTATTCAACCAGAGTACGACCGAGTTTGGTACACTCGAATTTCAGGGAATGGACTCTTACGAGACGGCGCGAGCTCTGGTACTGCATACAACATCGCGCTGGTACTCACGTGGAGATAATGAACTGATAGGGGTTGAGCCCGAGTGGCTTGCCTCTGATAAACTCGATGAATTCGATGTTTCTGGAGACTATTCTGAGGCTACTTTAACGCCAAGGAATGTGCTTTCGCATATCCAGGTCAACGTGAAAGTTCCAGGTATAGGAAACCTGTATTCTGCGAGAGGATCCTTAACTGGTATTTCAGAAGGATTTCTGCTGGGACAGGGGAAGCCGCTTCAGAGTAGTAAGGTGACTTATCTTCTGGAGTCCTGGACGAAAACGATAGATAAGAATGACGCGACACTAGGAACGTTGACGACATCGTTTAAATGTTTTGGCCTACCAGAAACTGCCCATCCTGATGCCGAAAACAATAAGCTGTCTTTTTCAGCTTTGTTGATAGACAAAAAGACGCAGGTAGATTATCAGTTTGCGGTAGGAGATAAGTTTAAGGAAGATGAAAATTCATCGGAGTTAGGTTATTTTTCTTCTCTCCATGTTGATGTTGAGTTGCCGAAACCTTTACCTGATGTGAAGCCTTCGGAAGGAAGTTCTGGCGGTTTTGACGTCACGGTCAAGGATTGGGGTAAACCTGAGGATATTGATATGGAACTGTAG